A single Clostridium sp. AN503 DNA region contains:
- a CDS encoding EAL domain-containing protein — protein MYSKKKILVVEDNELNRMMLVGILESEYQVLEAENGKEALDVLKQYREEISLILLDLIMPVMDGYTFLSHLKADPSCASIPVIVTTQNDGESDEVAALSHGATDFVAKPYKPQIILHRIASIINLRETAAMVNLLQYDRLTGLYSKEFFYQKVKDTLIRHPEQNYDIICSDIENFKLVNDVFGVAAGDQLLREVGVFYRKFVDGKGFCGRLNADQFVCFLEHTSDYTDETFIKANAQINSPNNIKNVVMKWGIYHIEDRSILVEQMCDRALLAVRGIKGQYGKYFATYDDKLRSRLLKEQAIADCMESALAEGQFEIYIQPKYRISDNRLSGAEALIRWNHPEWGFQSPAQFIPVFEKNGFITNLDVFVWDQACAALRDWEDKGLPAINLSVNVSRADIYNTDLTNILQKTLKKYDLPAGRLHLEITESAYTEDPEQIIDTVKSLRQLGFAIEMDDFGSGYSSLNMLNQMPLDILKLDMKFIQSETAKPVNEGILHFIMNLARWMNLKVVAEGVETKDQLDRLREAGCDYAQGYYYAKPMPRSEFEALLEKSRTA, from the coding sequence ATGTACTCAAAAAAGAAGATATTGGTTGTAGAAGATAATGAACTGAACCGGATGATGCTGGTAGGGATCCTGGAAAGCGAATACCAGGTCCTCGAGGCGGAGAACGGCAAGGAAGCGCTTGATGTGCTGAAACAGTATCGTGAAGAGATTTCTCTGATCCTGTTGGATCTTATCATGCCGGTCATGGACGGCTATACATTTCTGTCACATTTGAAGGCAGATCCATCCTGTGCGTCCATCCCGGTCATCGTGACGACTCAGAACGACGGAGAGTCCGATGAGGTCGCGGCGCTGTCCCATGGCGCAACCGATTTTGTGGCGAAGCCGTACAAGCCGCAGATCATCCTGCACCGGATCGCCAGTATTATCAATCTGCGGGAGACTGCAGCTATGGTGAACCTGCTTCAGTACGACAGGCTGACCGGGCTTTACAGTAAGGAGTTTTTCTATCAGAAGGTGAAGGATACACTGATCCGGCATCCGGAACAGAATTATGATATTATCTGTTCTGACATAGAGAACTTTAAGCTGGTCAACGATGTGTTCGGTGTTGCGGCTGGAGACCAGCTTCTGCGGGAAGTGGGAGTGTTTTACCGGAAGTTTGTGGATGGGAAAGGTTTTTGCGGCAGGCTGAATGCAGATCAGTTTGTTTGTTTTCTGGAGCATACATCTGATTATACAGATGAGACATTTATAAAAGCGAATGCACAGATCAATTCTCCGAACAACATCAAAAATGTTGTGATGAAATGGGGGATCTATCATATTGAGGACCGCTCTATCCTGGTAGAGCAGATGTGCGACCGGGCACTGTTGGCAGTGCGCGGGATCAAGGGGCAGTACGGCAAATATTTTGCCACCTATGACGACAAGCTGCGCAGCAGGCTTTTGAAGGAACAGGCGATCGCGGACTGTATGGAATCCGCGCTGGCGGAAGGGCAGTTTGAGATCTATATCCAGCCCAAATACCGGATCAGCGATAACCGGCTCTCAGGTGCGGAGGCCCTGATCCGGTGGAACCATCCCGAATGGGGGTTCCAGTCTCCCGCGCAGTTTATCCCGGTATTTGAGAAGAACGGGTTTATCACCAATCTGGATGTATTTGTATGGGATCAGGCGTGTGCGGCGCTGCGGGACTGGGAGGACAAGGGCCTGCCGGCTATCAACTTATCCGTGAATGTATCCCGGGCAGATATTTATAATACCGATCTGACCAATATCCTGCAGAAGACCCTGAAGAAATATGACCTGCCGGCGGGACGTCTGCATCTGGAGATCACGGAGAGCGCCTATACGGAGGACCCGGAGCAGATCATCGATACGGTAAAAAGCTTAAGGCAGCTTGGGTTTGCCATAGAGATGGATGATTTTGGGAGCGGATATTCCTCCCTGAACATGTTGAACCAGATGCCGCTCGATATCCTGAAACTGGATATGAAGTTCATCCAGAGCGAGACGGCCAAACCTGTCAATGAAGGAATACTGCATTTTATCATGAATCTGGCAAGATGGATGAACCTAAAGGTAGTGGCGGAGGGTGTGGAGACGAAAGATCAGCTTGACCGCCTTAGGGAAGCTGGCTGTGATTATGCACAGGGTTATTATTATGCAAAGCCGATGCCACGGTCGGAGTTTGAAGCATTGCTGGAGAAGTCACGTACAGCGTAA
- a CDS encoding 4Fe-4S binding protein: MIRRIIHIDKEKCNGCGACAEACHEGAIGMIDGKAALLRDDYCDGLGDCLPTCPTGAITFVEREAAVFDKAAVLAAAKTRNEKKAGGSASVSSVPVSQLRQWPVQIKLSPIQAPYFDGAHILVAADCSAFAYGDFHNRFMRDKVVLIGCPKLDEGDYSEKLAEIFKNNNVQSLTVVRMEVPCCGGIERAAVTALKNSSKSIPWQVVTLSLDGQILD, encoded by the coding sequence ATGATCCGTAGAATTATCCACATCGATAAAGAGAAATGCAATGGCTGCGGAGCCTGCGCCGAAGCCTGCCACGAAGGCGCGATCGGCATGATAGACGGAAAAGCCGCCCTGCTGCGGGACGATTACTGCGACGGCCTGGGGGACTGTCTGCCCACCTGCCCGACCGGGGCGATCACCTTCGTGGAGCGGGAGGCTGCCGTGTTCGACAAAGCGGCTGTCCTGGCTGCCGCAAAAACCCGGAACGAAAAAAAGGCCGGCGGCAGCGCATCTGTTTCTTCTGTCCCGGTATCCCAGCTCCGCCAGTGGCCGGTCCAGATCAAACTGTCCCCCATACAGGCTCCATATTTTGACGGCGCCCATATACTGGTCGCCGCCGACTGCTCTGCTTTCGCTTACGGGGATTTCCACAACCGCTTCATGCGGGACAAGGTAGTCCTCATCGGCTGTCCCAAGCTGGATGAAGGCGACTACAGTGAAAAACTGGCAGAAATCTTTAAAAATAATAATGTCCAGAGCCTGACTGTCGTCCGTATGGAAGTGCCCTGCTGCGGCGGCATCGAACGCGCCGCTGTTACTGCCTTAAAAAACAGCAGCAAATCCATCCCCTGGCAGGTTGTCACACTTTCTCTGGACGGTCAGATTCTGGACTGA
- a CDS encoding Crp/Fnr family transcriptional regulator: MDFVFLSDTVLFRGMRPPDVEAMLECLGARQRSYEKGELIHHAGDIIQTMGLVLSGSVHIENDGLWGNKDILNHITPGQIFGETYACIPGEPMMVSVVAAQSSEILFLDIGRVLTSCPSACPHHSMLIRNLLAATAQKNLNLSRRIMHTSAKTIRGRLLSYLSYQAARQGSSTVTVPFNRQQLADYLSVDRSALSGELGKMQRDGILQVSKNCFTLCGKG, encoded by the coding sequence ATGGATTTTGTTTTCCTGTCAGATACTGTCCTTTTCCGTGGGATGCGCCCGCCGGATGTGGAAGCCATGCTGGAATGCCTGGGGGCAAGACAGAGATCTTATGAAAAAGGGGAGCTGATCCATCACGCAGGAGATATCATACAGACCATGGGGCTGGTGCTTTCCGGAAGTGTTCATATTGAAAATGACGGGCTGTGGGGGAATAAGGACATTTTAAACCATATCACGCCGGGACAGATCTTTGGGGAAACCTACGCCTGCATCCCAGGCGAACCGATGATGGTGAGCGTGGTTGCGGCGCAGTCTTCAGAGATCCTTTTTTTGGATATAGGCAGGGTTCTTACGTCCTGTCCTTCTGCCTGTCCGCATCACAGTATGCTGATACGCAATCTGCTGGCTGCGACCGCGCAGAAAAACTTAAATCTGTCGCGGAGGATCATGCATACGTCCGCCAAAACCATCCGGGGCAGGCTTTTATCCTATCTGTCATATCAGGCGGCCAGGCAGGGAAGCAGCACCGTTACAGTCCCATTCAACCGGCAGCAGCTGGCAGATTATCTGAGTGTGGACCGCAGCGCCCTGTCGGGCGAGCTGGGAAAGATGCAGCGGGACGGAATCCTGCAGGTAAGTAAAAACTGTTTTACGCTCTGTGGGAAAGGTTAA
- a CDS encoding response regulator, producing the protein MRTENSRHSKWKVTAAAVVTGAVLGILTCMFLSAVREQLWKQSVNTILESTQQGCNTLQVQLEEDYRTLGNIAGFLQQAEQPDMLDSQLTNYGQMDEGVSLYREDGVCLPSGTQADETVALALMDNDKAYGVLDPHISSVTGVNVFNLFIRVVMADGSTAYLVKEYEVGAIVDTFTLSFYQNSGFSYVVDVDGNVLVRPPHPDSNKTVQNLFDMLRESDNEEDSLQLFMESLAGAKTGWAVLSYQGEQTVFCYIPLKLGTDWHLISIIPYGVVSAQTDQIIRQTLTLIAAIIMGIALLVALYFYYTRQTAKRLRSQADYIGHLYNAVPEGIALLTMERPYRFIQLNREGLRLLEYPDDAANDAPRGRKLEDVLDPEDSGQIMDIIQETVMTGRKNPFENRLARKDGSLFWASGIIEKTLDQEGRDILIATFHDITAEKLAEEAAEREKLQERTMLVGAISNVFPVIISLNLSRDTLKFIYIGKGLMTDLGHETSFSQLYKEIMTTVHPDSLEEFKRRFAPDALAGTLGKDKREIFLEARQMLKDGQYHWISNQIIYVDNPYSEEKLAILLSRSIDEQRHEEEQHRQALQSALEGARAANTAKSQFLSNMSHDIRTPMNAIMGMAAIAATHLDDRERVTECLKKIGLSSRHLLSLINDILDMSKIESGKLSLREEPFNFAELVSEVVELMQPQAAAAQIELVVRLSLLQQETVIGDALRVRQVYLNILSNAVKYTRAGGSIQIDVWDECSSRSGRRNYLFRCADTGIGMDSEFLEHLFQPFERAQDSTTSRIAGTGLGMAITKNIVNLMSGDIQVESVQGSGSVFTVTMPMQLQDACQEAVPQEWIGIHSLVVDDDRQTCENAAELLVDMGLRAEFATEGRSAVERVIQAKNTPDPFSLVIIDWKMPDMDGVETARRIRQEVGPEIPVIILTAYDWSEIEREAREAGVTSFISKPFYRSKICYLLNEISGETQMAEAPSVSAARDHTGCRILLVEDNDINREIARILIEETGAEVEEAFDGAEAVQKISQAKEGYYDLIFMDIQMPNMNGYEATRAIRALGREDMAEIPIIAMTANAFDEDIRLALRSGMDAHFAKPLEVRKLEQILNRYLPQK; encoded by the coding sequence GTGAGGACAGAGAACTCCAGACATTCTAAATGGAAGGTCACAGCGGCGGCTGTTGTCACAGGAGCAGTTTTGGGGATCTTGACCTGTATGTTTTTGAGTGCGGTCAGGGAGCAGCTTTGGAAACAGTCGGTCAATACCATACTGGAGAGTACACAGCAGGGCTGCAACACTCTGCAGGTCCAGTTGGAGGAGGATTATCGTACCCTTGGCAACATAGCAGGCTTTCTGCAGCAGGCAGAACAGCCGGATATGCTGGACAGCCAGCTTACGAATTATGGACAGATGGATGAAGGAGTCAGTCTGTACCGGGAGGATGGAGTCTGCCTTCCCTCCGGCACACAGGCAGACGAGACAGTCGCTCTTGCCCTGATGGATAATGATAAGGCATACGGCGTGCTTGATCCACACATCAGCAGTGTCACCGGGGTCAATGTGTTCAACCTGTTTATCCGTGTGGTTATGGCGGATGGAAGCACTGCTTATCTGGTGAAAGAGTACGAGGTTGGGGCGATCGTGGATACATTCACCCTGTCCTTTTATCAGAACAGCGGGTTTTCCTATGTGGTGGATGTGGACGGCAATGTTCTGGTCCGTCCGCCGCATCCGGACAGCAATAAAACAGTTCAGAACTTATTTGACATGCTGCGGGAATCAGACAATGAGGAGGACAGCCTGCAGCTGTTTATGGAATCTCTTGCGGGAGCGAAAACAGGCTGGGCCGTCCTGTCCTATCAGGGGGAACAGACCGTGTTCTGTTATATACCGCTGAAGCTGGGAACAGACTGGCATTTGATCTCCATCATTCCATATGGGGTAGTCAGCGCTCAGACGGATCAGATCATCCGGCAGACCCTGACGCTGATCGCAGCGATCATTATGGGGATTGCCCTGCTGGTGGCGCTCTATTTTTATTATACCCGACAGACGGCAAAGAGGCTGCGCAGCCAGGCAGATTATATCGGGCATCTATACAATGCGGTGCCTGAGGGCATTGCCCTGTTGACGATGGAACGTCCTTACCGTTTTATACAGTTGAACCGGGAGGGGCTGCGGCTGCTGGAGTATCCGGACGACGCTGCCAATGATGCGCCCAGGGGACGGAAACTGGAGGATGTACTGGATCCTGAGGACTCCGGGCAGATCATGGATATCATCCAGGAAACGGTAATGACCGGACGGAAAAATCCCTTTGAAAACCGACTGGCGAGAAAGGACGGCAGTCTCTTTTGGGCGTCCGGGATCATTGAAAAGACCCTGGATCAGGAGGGTCGTGATATCCTTATTGCCACCTTCCATGACATCACAGCGGAGAAGCTGGCTGAGGAAGCTGCAGAGAGGGAGAAACTGCAGGAACGCACGATGCTGGTGGGAGCTATCTCAAATGTATTTCCTGTGATCATCAGCCTTAACCTAAGCCGGGATACGCTGAAGTTTATTTATATAGGGAAGGGGCTTATGACCGATCTGGGGCATGAGACTTCTTTTTCTCAGTTATATAAAGAAATAATGACCACGGTCCATCCTGACAGCTTGGAGGAATTCAAACGCCGTTTTGCGCCGGATGCGCTTGCAGGCACACTGGGAAAGGATAAGCGTGAGATCTTTCTTGAAGCAAGGCAAATGCTTAAGGACGGGCAGTATCACTGGATCTCTAACCAGATCATCTATGTGGATAATCCATATTCTGAGGAAAAGCTGGCGATACTCCTTTCACGAAGCATTGATGAGCAGCGCCATGAAGAGGAACAGCATCGTCAGGCGCTTCAGAGTGCCCTGGAGGGCGCCAGGGCCGCTAATACGGCTAAGAGCCAGTTCCTCTCCAACATGAGCCATGATATCCGCACGCCTATGAATGCCATCATGGGGATGGCGGCGATCGCTGCTACCCATTTAGATGACAGGGAACGGGTTACCGAATGTCTTAAGAAGATTGGGCTTTCCAGCCGGCATCTGCTGAGTCTCATCAACGATATCCTGGATATGTCCAAGATTGAGAGCGGTAAGCTGTCATTGCGGGAGGAACCGTTTAATTTTGCAGAGCTGGTATCCGAAGTTGTTGAGCTTATGCAGCCCCAGGCGGCAGCGGCGCAGATCGAACTGGTTGTCCGTCTGTCTCTGCTGCAGCAGGAAACCGTCATCGGGGATGCGCTGCGTGTGAGGCAGGTGTATCTCAATATCCTCAGCAATGCAGTAAAATATACGCGGGCCGGCGGATCGATCCAGATTGATGTCTGGGATGAATGCTCCAGCCGGAGCGGGCGCAGGAACTATCTGTTCCGCTGTGCCGACACCGGGATCGGTATGGACAGTGAGTTTTTAGAGCATCTGTTCCAGCCCTTTGAACGGGCGCAGGATTCCACTACCAGCCGTATTGCCGGGACGGGATTGGGGATGGCGATCACAAAGAATATCGTTAACTTGATGAGTGGAGATATCCAGGTAGAGAGTGTGCAGGGGAGCGGATCAGTCTTTACTGTGACCATGCCGATGCAGCTGCAGGACGCCTGTCAGGAGGCAGTCCCGCAGGAGTGGATCGGGATTCACAGCCTGGTCGTGGACGATGACCGGCAGACCTGCGAGAATGCGGCGGAATTATTGGTGGACATGGGGCTGAGGGCAGAATTTGCCACTGAGGGCAGGTCTGCCGTTGAGCGGGTTATCCAGGCAAAGAATACGCCGGACCCATTTTCTCTTGTGATCATTGACTGGAAGATGCCGGATATGGATGGGGTGGAGACCGCGAGGCGCATCCGGCAGGAGGTTGGGCCGGAGATCCCGGTGATCATCCTGACGGCATATGACTGGTCGGAGATCGAGCGTGAGGCGCGGGAAGCAGGGGTGACTTCCTTTATCTCAAAACCGTTCTACCGCTCCAAAATCTGTTATCTGTTGAATGAGATCAGCGGGGAGACGCAGATGGCCGAAGCGCCCTCTGTTTCTGCAGCCCGGGATCATACGGGATGCCGTATCCTGCTGGTGGAGGATAATGATATCAACCGTGAGATCGCCCGGATACTTATCGAGGAGACGGGAGCGGAGGTAGAGGAAGCTTTTGACGGCGCAGAGGCGGTACAGAAAATATCCCAGGCCAAAGAAGGATACTATGATCTGATCTTTATGGATATACAGATGCCGAACATGAACGGCTATGAGGCGACCCGCGCCATCCGTGCACTGGGCCGCGAAGACATGGCGGAGATTCCCATCATCGCCATGACAGCCAACGCATTTGACGAGGATATACGTTTGGCGCTCCGGTCTGGAATGGATGCCCATTTTGCCAAGCCTCTTGAGGTGAGGAAGCTGGAGCAGATATTAAACCGTTATCTGCCGCAGAAATAA
- a CDS encoding Hpt domain-containing protein, whose translation MQSIQEKMEEYGADYQGTMARFMGNERLYLKVLGKLGDDDNAGKLQAAVAAGDLESAFNAAHTLKGVAANLGLTPLLEAVNDIVEPLRRREQRDDYHVLCDTVEKQFERVVQLVDTLK comes from the coding sequence ATGCAGAGCATACAGGAAAAAATGGAAGAGTATGGAGCGGACTATCAGGGAACGATGGCCCGCTTTATGGGGAATGAACGTCTTTATCTGAAAGTGCTTGGCAAGCTGGGCGATGATGACAATGCGGGGAAGCTGCAGGCGGCGGTTGCGGCGGGAGATCTGGAGTCTGCATTTAACGCGGCTCACACACTGAAAGGCGTAGCTGCCAATCTGGGCCTAACACCGCTCTTAGAAGCGGTCAACGATATTGTTGAGCCGCTTCGCAGAAGGGAGCAGAGGGACGATTACCATGTGCTCTGTGATACGGTTGAGAAACAGTTTGAGAGAGTGGTGCAGCTTGTGGATACCTTGAAGTAA
- the eno gene encoding phosphopyruvate hydratase, producing MNFLEIEKVTGREIIDSRGNPTVEAEVTLKDGTVGRGAAPSGASTGEFEALELRDGDKSRYGGKGVSRAVENINTVICDVLTGVDASDVYAVDRAMIEADGTKDKSRLGANAILAVSIASARAAAMALGIPLYRSLGGVNGNRLPVPMMNILNGGAHAANTVDVQEFMIMPVGASSFKEGLRWCTEVFHVLQSLLKENGLATSVGDEGGFAPDLGSDEEAIEYILKAVEKAGYKPGTDFVLAMDAASSEWKSGVKGEYILPKCGKKFTSAELVAHWKNLCGKYPIASIEDGLDEEDWEGWQMMTKELGDRVQLVGDDLFVTNTERLSKGIRMGCGNSILIKLNQIGSVSETLEAIKMAHQAGYTAISSHRSGETEDTTIADLAVAVNAGQIKTGAPSRSERVAKYNQLLRIEAELGASAVYPGMAAFHAVK from the coding sequence ATGAATTTTTTAGAGATTGAGAAAGTAACCGGAAGAGAGATCATTGATTCCAGAGGCAATCCGACTGTTGAAGCGGAGGTTACCTTAAAAGACGGGACGGTTGGGAGAGGCGCAGCGCCGAGTGGGGCGTCCACAGGAGAATTTGAGGCGCTGGAGCTGAGAGACGGCGATAAAAGCCGTTATGGCGGTAAGGGAGTATCCAGGGCGGTTGAGAATATCAATACGGTCATTTGTGATGTCCTGACCGGAGTAGATGCATCGGATGTCTATGCGGTGGACCGTGCCATGATCGAGGCGGATGGAACGAAGGACAAATCCAGGCTGGGCGCCAATGCGATCCTGGCGGTCTCTATCGCCAGTGCGCGGGCGGCGGCGATGGCTCTGGGGATACCGTTGTACCGGTCCCTGGGGGGAGTGAACGGAAACCGTCTTCCGGTCCCTATGATGAATATCTTAAATGGCGGCGCACATGCTGCCAATACCGTAGATGTCCAGGAGTTCATGATCATGCCGGTGGGAGCTTCAAGCTTTAAAGAAGGCCTGCGCTGGTGTACGGAGGTATTTCATGTGCTGCAGTCCCTTTTGAAGGAAAATGGTCTGGCAACCTCTGTCGGCGACGAGGGCGGCTTTGCGCCGGACCTGGGGAGCGACGAGGAGGCGATCGAATATATCTTAAAGGCGGTTGAGAAGGCAGGCTACAAGCCGGGGACGGATTTTGTGCTCGCTATGGACGCGGCATCCAGTGAGTGGAAGAGCGGTGTGAAGGGGGAATACATTTTGCCCAAATGTGGTAAAAAGTTCACTTCCGCGGAATTGGTGGCACACTGGAAGAATCTCTGCGGCAAATACCCGATCGCATCCATTGAGGATGGCCTGGATGAGGAAGACTGGGAAGGCTGGCAGATGATGACCAAAGAGCTGGGGGACCGGGTACAGCTGGTCGGGGACGATCTGTTCGTGACCAACACAGAGCGTCTGTCCAAGGGGATCCGTATGGGCTGCGGCAACTCCATCCTGATCAAGTTAAACCAGATCGGTTCTGTATCGGAGACTCTCGAAGCGATCAAGATGGCACATCAGGCAGGCTATACCGCCATCTCCTCACATCGGTCCGGAGAGACGGAGGATACCACGATCGCAGACCTGGCTGTGGCGGTGAACGCGGGCCAGATCAAGACCGGCGCGCCCAGCCGGAGTGAGCGGGTGGCAAAATACAACCAGCTTCTGCGCATAGAAGCAGAACTGGGGGCAAGTGCAGTCTATCCGGGGATGGCGGCATTTCACGCTGTAAAGTAA